Proteins from a genomic interval of Spea bombifrons isolate aSpeBom1 chromosome 4, aSpeBom1.2.pri, whole genome shotgun sequence:
- the LOC128491131 gene encoding putative calcium-activated potassium channel subunit beta, producing the protein MMEKKLFKAHKRGETRALCLGYGLIVCSIMMHILLVFTAVPLHMKSVWSEKSLCTVSRITFKDNFPCTYTSNSESERKSLYPCLVVQVHLNNSQSVFMLYETEETQEINEECTYIPKCGKNYTETKKDVDDIEKNFKEADSFGCYYDPKGRMESIILRRKFGTGDLVSCFLWPTLMFTLGLFIILLVKISQFFSRISVVSKT; encoded by the exons ATGATGGAAAAGAAACTTTTCAAAGCTCATAAACGAGGAGAGACACGTGCCCTGTGTTTGGGATATGGACTAATTGTTTGCTCTATAATGATGCACATTCTTTTGGTATTTACTGCAGTGCCATTACACATGAAAAG TGTGTGGAGTGAAAAATCATTATGCACTGTTTCTAGAATCACCTTCAAGGACAATTTTCCATGTACCTATACCAGTAATTCAGAAAGTGAAAGAAAATCATTATATCCATGTTTGGTGGTACAAGTACATTTGAATAATTCACAAAGCGTATTCATGCTGTATGAAACAGAGGAAACCCAGGAAATCAATGAAGag TGCACTTACATACCTAAGTGTGGCAAAAACTACACCGAAACAAAAAAGGATGTTGACGACATAGAGAAAAACTTCAAGGAAGCTGATTCTTTCGGGTGTTACTATGATCCCAAAGGAAGAATGGAGAGTATCATCTTGAGAAGAAAATTTGGAACAGGAGATCTTGTGTCATGCTTTTTATGGCCTACATTAATGTTTACTCTTGGACTTTTCATAATTTTGCTGGTAAAAATAAGCCAGTTTTTCTCCAGAATTTCAGTGGTATCCAAAACATGA